GATCCCGAGCAGCGGGTGCTGGCCATCTTCACCGCGGTCGAACGGTGGAGTTCGACGACATCGCTGTCCCGCGGCTGCGCCCACGTCGCGGCCGCGACCCAGTTACCGCCGGGCCATCCGGGTGTCACCGTCGTGGCTGATCACAAGCGCTATGTCGTCGCCCGGCTGGCCCGCGAGGTGGCCGCCGCCGGCCGCACGGATGCCGATGTGACCGCGCGCGACATCGCCCTGGTCTATGACGGCATGCTCAGTGCGCTGGCGGTAAGGGTCGAGCCGGATCCGGTCGGGCGGGCCCGGCGAATCGCCCGCGGGTTGCTGCACTCGTGATTTCGGCGTGACCGGTCGCGCTAGACGCGACTACTCACGCCGAAATCGCTCGGTCGGCAACGCGGCTGTATCCACCTGTTGACAACTAGTATCCGTCTACCTACGTTATGTATACATAATCGACGGAACGGATCCGAAAGAAGCGTCATGGGTACATCTACAGTCGGCAGTGCAGTGGTGGACGGGCTGCGCCACGCCCTGCTGACCGGTGAGATCCGTCCAGGCGTCAAGCTTTCGCAGTCCAGGCTGGCGGAGCAGTTCGGGGTGAGCCGTATCCCGGTACGCGAGGCGATGCAGACCCTCGTGGCCGAGGGGCTGGTGGAAACGATCAACGGTGCGCAATACGCGCGCCGGTTGTCGATCCTGGAACTGCAGGAACTCTACGAGATGCGGATGGCCGTCGAGCCGAACCTGACCCAGGTCGCCGTCGCCGACCTCGGTAAGGCCGAGATCATCCAGATGTCACAGTATTTCGACGTCATGTCGGAGACCGAGGACGTCGTCGAGTGGCTCGAGGCCAACGCCAATTTCCACGCGACCATCTATCACCGCGCCAACCGGCCGATGACCATTGCCCATGTCGACCAGCTACGCAAACTGGCCGACCGGTACCTCTACCTCCACCTCGCGGTGATCGGCAACGTCGAGCATCTGCAGGTCGAGCACGCCGCGATCCTGGACGCCGCCAAGGCCGGTGACGGCCCGCGGCTGAACGAACTTACGCGTACCCATCTGGAGACGTCGCACGAATTCATCGTGCGCTATTTACTCGCCAACGTTGAGGCGGGCGCGTAGGAGCGCCTGCTCCACCGGAGCAGTGCGTGTGAAGCACCCCCGATCGTCTTGCAGCCCGTCGCCCCGACCGCTGCTGCATGACGAATGCCCGAAATGAAAGGGAGAGCGTTGATCAACAACAAAGCCGCTCTTGGAATTCTCGCGAGTTCAGCGATGTTCCTTGCCGCGTGCAGCGGCGGCGGTTCCGGCGCAGACGGTGACGCCGTCAAGTTCGGCTGGCTGAATGGGATCACCGGCGACTACTCGTCGTACTACGAGCCGTCGCAAGCCGCCGTCACCATCGCGATCGACGAGATCAACGACAACGGAGGCGTACTCGGCAAGCCGGTCGAGCTGGTCACGGCCGACAACCTTTCGACCGTGGAAGGCGCGGTGCAGGGCTTCTCCCGCCTCGTCGACGTCGAAGGTGTCGTCGCGGTGGGCGGTGTGGAGTCCACCGGTGGCCTCGCGGTCCTCGACAGCGCCACCGAATTGGAGATCCCCCTCTTCTGCCCCGGCTGCGGCACACCGGAACTGGACAAGCAGACCAGCGAATTCGTCTGGCGTATCACCGGATCTGACACCGACGGCGGCACCATCGCCGCCCAGTTCGCCCGTGACTCCGGAGTCAAGCGGGTGGCGATCATGGCGCAGAACACCGAGGGAATGTCGGAGCCCGCCGACATCTTCAAGAAGGTGTTCACCGAGGGAACCGGCGGCGAAGTGGTCGCCGACGTCCGGTTCAACCCGGGCCGCTCGTCCTATCAAGCCGAACTCGCCCAGGCCTTCGAAGCGAAGCCCGACGCGGTGTATCTCGCCGCGGGCCACGAGGCGGCGTCGGTCATCTTCCGCGAGTGGCAACGCCGCGGCTATGGCGGAAAGTTCTTCGTCTCACCGGATCTGGTGACCCCACCGATCGGCGGGCTGATGCCCGAACTCGAAGATGGCGTCGCCATCGGCGCGATCACCGCATACGACATCGACACGCCCGCCTACAAGAGTTTCGCCGAGCGGTTCAAGGCCGAGACGGGCCAGGATCCCGCGGCGGGTGTATACGACGCCAACCAGTACGACCAGTACATCACGCTGGCACTCGCGATCACCAAGGCGCAGAGCACCGAGGGCGCGGCCATCGCCGCGGCGGTTCCGGAGGTGCTCAACGAAGGGGGCACCGTCGTGTACTCGTACGCCGACGGCGTCAAGGAGCTCGAGGCAGGCAACGAGATCAACTACCAGGGTGCATCGGGTTCGTTGGACCTCAACGAGTTCGGCAGCCTTGCCGCGCCGCTGTTCGGTGAGCAGTTCATCATCGACGGTGCCTGGCAGCAGGTCAAGGTGCTCGAACTGGATCCCAAGCTCCGCGAGATCGTCCAGAAGTGATGGTTGCCGGCGGTCACCGATGGATCCGGTGACCGCCGGCGAATCCACCCGCACCCGGAAAGACGGTATGACGTGCAGTATGTGATATTCGGCCTGGTCACCGGAAGCATCCTCGCGATGGCGACGGTCGGGTTCTCCATGGTCCGCCAGACTGAGGGCTTCCTCAACATCGCCCACGGTCAGTTCCTCGCGCTGGCAGCCTTCCTCGGCCTGTACGCGTCGCGGGACTGGGGCATGCCGACGTGGGCCGCCGCCCTGTTCGCCGCCATCGCCACCGGACTGGCCGCGGTGGTGCTCTCGATCGTCATCTTCGAGCCCATCCGCCAGAAAGGCGTTCTGGTCCAGCTCTTCTCGTCGGTGGGCGTCGCGTACGTCATCTACGGAGCGCTCGTGATGATCTTCGGCGCCAACCTGCAGCACTTCGAGGTGTCGTTCGGCGCCTCCTACGACGTGCTCGGTATGCAGATCTCCTTCGGGGAGCTGGCGATTATCGTGACGGCCGCGGTGTCGATCCTCGCGCTGCACCTGTTCCTGACCAGGACGCCGGCGGGTATCTCGATCCGCGCGGTCGCCAGCAATCCGGACCTCGCCAGGGTCCGGGGCATCTCCACCCGAACCGTGTCCTACCAGGTGTGGTTCATCGCGGGGTTCCTCGCGGGCCTCGCCGGGGTCATGATCGGGATCATCGGGTCCGTCGGCCCCGAACTCGGTTGGCAGAACATCATTCTGGTTCTGGCCGCAGCGGTGCTGGGCGGTCTGGGAAGTACCTACGGTGTCATCGTCGCCAGCCTGTTCCTCGGCCTGGCGATGGACCTCAGTGCGCTCCTCATCCCGACGTCGTACCGCTCCGTGGTCGCGTTCGCCGCTCTCATCATCGTTCTGCTGGTCAGGCCGAGCGGCCTGTTCAGCGTCAGGCAGCGAAAGCAGGCCGCGTAATGAACTCCTTGTTCGTCTTCCTCATCGGTGTGCTGACGCTGGCCGCCATCTACGGTGCGCTGGCCATGGTGCTCAACCTCGTCGCCGGGTGGGCGGGGATGTGGGACCTCGGCGTTGCGGGCCTGGTGGCCGTCGCCGCCTACTCGTACATCCTGCTCACCCAGACAAAGGTCGATGGTCTCTGGTTCTCACCGGGCTGGCCCATGGCGGCGGGAATCGTCGGTGCGGCGGTGATCACCGCGGTGGCCGCCCTGCTGATCGCGTTGCCGGCCATCCGGTTACGCGGTGAGTTCTTCCTGATCACCACCCTCGCCTTCGCCGAGGTGATCCACCAGATCGCGGTGAGCGAGACCCGGTTGACCCGCGGGACCACCGGCTTCTCCTCCATCGACCGTCCGTTCAAAGACCTGGTCCCCGCCGCCGACTACCGACTGCTGCTGCTGGGCATGGCCGTGGCGGTCGCCGCGGCGATCTACCTGCTGACCAACCGGCTCGCCAAGACGCCGTTCGTGAGGCTCCTGCGGGCCAGTCGCGACAACGAGGCCGTCGCCCGTTCACTGGGGAAGAACGTGGTGCGCTACCGGATCATCACCTATGTCTTCGCGGGTGGGCTGATCGGCGTCATCACCCCGCTGTACCTGTGGCACGTCCGCAGTGTGGTGCCGTCGCTGTTCGTCTCCGAACTCACATTCGTCGTGTGGACCGCCCTGGTGATCGGTGGCGTCGCGAGCCGCAAGGGGCCGTTGATCGGCGCCGTCCTGCTGATCGTGTGCACCGAACTGCTGACCTTCCTGCAGGGTTCGGCCGAGTACGCGCAGATGCTCGCGGCCACCCGCCCGATGATCCTGGGCCTTCTGCTGATCCTGGTGCTGCGGTTCCGCAATGAGGGCCTGGTGAGCGAGCGGTCGTCGTTCCGGCTGACCGAGCGAGATCTGGGATCGCCGATCACTGCCGATCGAAAGAGGGTGAAGGCCAGATGAGTTCTCGAACCGACACGGACATCGCCCTGCGAGCGAGCAAGGTCAGCAAGTCATTCGGTGGTGTGCACGCCGTCGCCGACGTGTCCATCGATGCCCCGAAGGGCACGATCACCGCGGTCATCGGTCCCAACGGTGCAGGCAAGACCAGCTTGTTCAACGTCCTGACCGGGTTCGATCAGGCCGACACCGGCGAGGTCACCCTGTTCGGCAAGCGGATCGAGCGTGAGCCGGCCTGGAAGATCGCCCGCTCGGGTATGGTGCGGTCCTTCCAGACGCCGGTGGGCTTCCCGCTGCTGTCGGTGTGGGAGAACCTGATGACCGCGGGGGCCGACGCGTCGGAATCACTGTGGCGCGGTCTGTTCCGGCGCGGTCAATGGCGCGGTCTGGAACGTGACACCGCAGCGCGCGCGGACGCCCTGCTCACCGAGCTGG
Above is a window of Mycolicibacterium baixiangningiae DNA encoding:
- a CDS encoding TetR/AcrR family transcriptional regulator translates to MSTQQQPARLRLLQAADELFYGRGIANTGVDAVIERAGVATGSLYKNFRGKDDLVAAYLADRDHRWRELWETCIDAEADPEQRVLAIFTAVERWSSTTSLSRGCAHVAAATQLPPGHPGVTVVADHKRYVVARLAREVAAAGRTDADVTARDIALVYDGMLSALAVRVEPDPVGRARRIARGLLHS
- a CDS encoding GntR family transcriptional regulator; the protein is MGTSTVGSAVVDGLRHALLTGEIRPGVKLSQSRLAEQFGVSRIPVREAMQTLVAEGLVETINGAQYARRLSILELQELYEMRMAVEPNLTQVAVADLGKAEIIQMSQYFDVMSETEDVVEWLEANANFHATIYHRANRPMTIAHVDQLRKLADRYLYLHLAVIGNVEHLQVEHAAILDAAKAGDGPRLNELTRTHLETSHEFIVRYLLANVEAGA
- a CDS encoding ABC transporter substrate-binding protein, whose translation is MINNKAALGILASSAMFLAACSGGGSGADGDAVKFGWLNGITGDYSSYYEPSQAAVTIAIDEINDNGGVLGKPVELVTADNLSTVEGAVQGFSRLVDVEGVVAVGGVESTGGLAVLDSATELEIPLFCPGCGTPELDKQTSEFVWRITGSDTDGGTIAAQFARDSGVKRVAIMAQNTEGMSEPADIFKKVFTEGTGGEVVADVRFNPGRSSYQAELAQAFEAKPDAVYLAAGHEAASVIFREWQRRGYGGKFFVSPDLVTPPIGGLMPELEDGVAIGAITAYDIDTPAYKSFAERFKAETGQDPAAGVYDANQYDQYITLALAITKAQSTEGAAIAAAVPEVLNEGGTVVYSYADGVKELEAGNEINYQGASGSLDLNEFGSLAAPLFGEQFIIDGAWQQVKVLELDPKLREIVQK
- a CDS encoding branched-chain amino acid ABC transporter permease, with translation MQYVIFGLVTGSILAMATVGFSMVRQTEGFLNIAHGQFLALAAFLGLYASRDWGMPTWAAALFAAIATGLAAVVLSIVIFEPIRQKGVLVQLFSSVGVAYVIYGALVMIFGANLQHFEVSFGASYDVLGMQISFGELAIIVTAAVSILALHLFLTRTPAGISIRAVASNPDLARVRGISTRTVSYQVWFIAGFLAGLAGVMIGIIGSVGPELGWQNIILVLAAAVLGGLGSTYGVIVASLFLGLAMDLSALLIPTSYRSVVAFAALIIVLLVRPSGLFSVRQRKQAA
- a CDS encoding branched-chain amino acid ABC transporter permease, translating into MNSLFVFLIGVLTLAAIYGALAMVLNLVAGWAGMWDLGVAGLVAVAAYSYILLTQTKVDGLWFSPGWPMAAGIVGAAVITAVAALLIALPAIRLRGEFFLITTLAFAEVIHQIAVSETRLTRGTTGFSSIDRPFKDLVPAADYRLLLLGMAVAVAAAIYLLTNRLAKTPFVRLLRASRDNEAVARSLGKNVVRYRIITYVFAGGLIGVITPLYLWHVRSVVPSLFVSELTFVVWTALVIGGVASRKGPLIGAVLLIVCTELLTFLQGSAEYAQMLAATRPMILGLLLILVLRFRNEGLVSERSSFRLTERDLGSPITADRKRVKAR
- a CDS encoding ABC transporter ATP-binding protein — encoded protein: MSSRTDTDIALRASKVSKSFGGVHAVADVSIDAPKGTITAVIGPNGAGKTSLFNVLTGFDQADTGEVTLFGKRIEREPAWKIARSGMVRSFQTPVGFPLLSVWENLMTAGADASESLWRGLFRRGQWRGLERDTAARADALLTELGLASVKDQRLEDLTAGQTKLVDFARLLMVEPQMVLLDEPAAGVAPSGIGRLAEQVRNLRERGITLLIIDHNIQFVFEVSEYIYVMAEGRVVVSGTPKEIAEHPMVAEIYLGSSK